Proteins encoded together in one Oncorhynchus mykiss isolate Arlee chromosome 7, USDA_OmykA_1.1, whole genome shotgun sequence window:
- the LOC110527789 gene encoding semaphorin-3F isoform X3, protein MLWDKMWWLSTMLALSAQALPTLPIEPLSAPRVFLSFKELRSTGTAHHFSFLLNSTDYRILRMDEDHDRMYVGSKDYILSLDLHDINKEPLIIHWPVAPQRKTECVLSGKDTNGECGNFIRLIEPWNRTHLYVCGTGAYNPVCTYVDRGRRSQEYIFRLEPGKVDSGKGKCPYDPKLNSVSALINGELYAGVYIDFMGTDASIFRTLGKQTAMRTDQYNSKWLNDPTFIKAHLIPDSAEKNDDKLYFFFREKASEMGQSPMAQSRIGRICLNDDGGHCCLVNKWSTFLKARLICSVPGVDGIETHFDELRDVFIQPTQDTKNPVIYGVFSVSGSVFKGSAVCVYSMADIRQVFNGPYAHKEGPNYQWVAYTGKIPYPRPGTCPGGTFTPNMKSTKDYPDEVINFMRNHPTMYHAVYPIHKRPLVVRNNVDYEFTTITVDQVAAADGSYEVLFLGTDRGTVQKVIVLPRDDLQTEELVLEEVEVFRVPTPITTMKISSKRQQLYVGSVLGVTHLALHRCDVYGEACADCCLARDPYCAWDGKSCTRYSASQKRSDPSRRSRRQDVKYGNPIRQCRGYNSNANKNTLEMVQYGVEGSTTFLECQARSPHVSLKWHLQRENSDRKKEIRSEGRTVKTEQGLLLRSLQSSDSGVYQCTSTEKNFKHTLVKLQLVVLSSRTVNSVLVETGNPALPPLQSSAWTPSAGQYKDLLTILSQPEMGLINQYCQDYWQLGEGSPGDPILAISKARGLKELKEQKKPRNRRHHNDEDKHEDDKDEHTNLAET, encoded by the exons agctgCGATCTACTGGCACTGCCCACCACTTCTCCTTCCTGCTCAACTCAACAGACTACCGTATCCTGCGTATGGACGAGGACCACGACCGCATGTATGTGGGCAGCAAGGACTACATCCTGTCCCTGGACCTGCATGACATCAACAAGGAGCCGCTCATA aTTCACTGGCCTGTGGCTCctcagaggaagacagagtgtgTTTTGTCGGGGAAGGATACCAAC GGGGAATGTGGGAACTTCATCCGTCTGATCGAGCCGTGGAACCGGACCCACCTATACGTGTGTGGAACAGGGGCCTACAACCCCGTCTGCACCTATGTGGACCGCGGACGCAGGTCCCAG GAATATATATTCCGTTTGGAGCCGGGCAAGGTGGATTCGGGTAAAGGCAAATGTCCTTACGACCCTAAACTCAACAGCGTCTCAGCTTTGATCA ATGGGGAGCTCTACGCGGGGGTCTACATTGACTTCATGGGGACAGACGCGTCCATTTTCCGTACTCTGGGGAAGCAGACAGCCATGAGGACGGACCAATACAACTCCAAATGGTTAAATG ATCCCACATTCATCAAGGCACACCTCATTCCAGACAGTGCTGAGAAGAACGATGACAAGCTCTACTTCTTCTTCCGGGAGAAGGCTTCAGAGATGGGCCAGAGCCCCATGGCCCAGTCCAGGATAGGCAGGATCTGTCTG aATGATGATGGTGGACACTGCTGTCTGGTCAACAAGTGGAGCACTTTCCTGAAGGCCAGACTCATTTGCTCGGTTCCTGGAGTGGACGGCATAGAGACCCACTTTGATGAGCTCC GGGACGTGTTCATCCAGCCAACTCAGGACACCAAGAATCCTGTCATCTATGGCGTGTTCTCAGTTTCAGG GTCAGTGTTTAAGGGCTCAGCAGTGTGTGTCTACTCCATGGCTGACATCCGTCAGGTCTTCAATGGACCCTATGCTCACAAGGAGGGGCCCAACTACCAGTGGGTGGCCTACACTGGGAAGATCCCTTACCCTCGGCCTGGGACG TGTCCCGGAGGTACGTTCACCCCCAACATGAAGTCCACTAAGGATTACCCAGACGAGGTGATTAACTTCATGCGGAACCACCCCACCATGTACCACGCTGTATACCCAATACACAAGCGCCCCCTGGTGGTCCGGAACAACGTGGACTATGAGTTCACCACCATCACCGTGGACCAGGTGGCCGCTGCCGATGGGAGCTACGAGGTCCTATTCCTGGGGACAG ACAGGGGGACAGTTCAGAAGGTGATTGTCCTGCCCAGAGATGACCTGCAGACTGAAGAGCTGGTCCTGGAGGAGGTGGAAGTGTTCAGG GTGCCAACTCCCATAACCACCATGAAGATTTCATCCAAAAGG CAACAGCTGTACGTGGGTTCAGTGTTGGGTGTGACCCACCTGGCCCTCCATCGCTGTGACGTGTACGGGGAGGCGTGTGCTGACTGCTGCCTGGCCCGGGACCCTTACTGCGCCTGGGATGGCAAGTCCTGTACCCGCTACTCCGCCTCGCAGAAGAG ATCTGACCCCTCTAGGCGCAGCCGTCGACAGGATGTAAAGTATGGCAACCCAATCCGCCAGTGCAGAGGCTATAACTCTAACG CCAATAAGAACACGCTGGAGATGGTGCAGTATGGGGTGGAGGGCAGCACTACGTTCCTGGAGTGTCAGGCCCGGTCCCCTCATGtgtctctcaaatggcacctgcAGAGGGAGAACAGCGACAGGAAGAAAGAG ATCCGCTCTGAGGGCCGGACTGTGAAAACAGAGCAAGGTCTGCTGCTGCGTTCCCTCCAATCGTCCGACAGCGGCGTCTACCAGTGCACGTCCACAGAGAAGAACTTCAAACACACGCTGGTCAAGCTGCAGCTGGTGGTCCTGTCCAGTCGCACGGTCAACAGTGTCCTGGTGGAGACGGGCAACCCGGCCCTGCCACCCCTCCAGTCCAGCGCCTGGACCCCCAGCGCGGGTCAGTACAAGGACCTGCTGACCATCCTGAGCCAGCCGGAGATGGGTCTGATCAACCAGTACTGTCAGGACTACTGGCAGCTGGGAGAGGGCAGTCCGGGGGACCCCATACTGGCCATCAGCAAGGCCCGGGGACTCAAGGAGCTGAAAGAGCAGAAGAAGCCCCGCAACCGCCGGCATCACAACGATGAGGATAAGCACGAGGACGACAAAGATGAGCACACCAACCTAGCCGAGACATGA
- the LOC110527789 gene encoding semaphorin-3F isoform X1, which produces MLWDKMWWLSTMLALSAQALPTLPIEPLSAPRVFLSFKELRSTGTAHHFSFLLNSTDYRILRMDEDHDRMYVGSKDYILSLDLHDINKEPLIIHWPVAPQRKTECVLSGKDTNGECGNFIRLIEPWNRTHLYVCGTGAYNPVCTYVDRGRRSQAHYLQAAQSGGRTNRAADFTTTAGPVEPKEYIFRLEPGKVDSGKGKCPYDPKLNSVSALINGELYAGVYIDFMGTDASIFRTLGKQTAMRTDQYNSKWLNDPTFIKAHLIPDSAEKNDDKLYFFFREKASEMGQSPMAQSRIGRICLNDDGGHCCLVNKWSTFLKARLICSVPGVDGIETHFDELRDVFIQPTQDTKNPVIYGVFSVSGSVFKGSAVCVYSMADIRQVFNGPYAHKEGPNYQWVAYTGKIPYPRPGTCPGGTFTPNMKSTKDYPDEVINFMRNHPTMYHAVYPIHKRPLVVRNNVDYEFTTITVDQVAAADGSYEVLFLGTDRGTVQKVIVLPRDDLQTEELVLEEVEVFRVPTPITTMKISSKRQQLYVGSVLGVTHLALHRCDVYGEACADCCLARDPYCAWDGKSCTRYSASQKRSDPSRRSRRQDVKYGNPIRQCRGYNSNANKNTLEMVQYGVEGSTTFLECQARSPHVSLKWHLQRENSDRKKEIRSEGRTVKTEQGLLLRSLQSSDSGVYQCTSTEKNFKHTLVKLQLVVLSSRTVNSVLVETGNPALPPLQSSAWTPSAGQYKDLLTILSQPEMGLINQYCQDYWQLGEGSPGDPILAISKARGLKELKEQKKPRNRRHHNDEDKHEDDKDEHTNLAET; this is translated from the exons agctgCGATCTACTGGCACTGCCCACCACTTCTCCTTCCTGCTCAACTCAACAGACTACCGTATCCTGCGTATGGACGAGGACCACGACCGCATGTATGTGGGCAGCAAGGACTACATCCTGTCCCTGGACCTGCATGACATCAACAAGGAGCCGCTCATA aTTCACTGGCCTGTGGCTCctcagaggaagacagagtgtgTTTTGTCGGGGAAGGATACCAAC GGGGAATGTGGGAACTTCATCCGTCTGATCGAGCCGTGGAACCGGACCCACCTATACGTGTGTGGAACAGGGGCCTACAACCCCGTCTGCACCTATGTGGACCGCGGACGCAGGTCCCAG GCCCACTACCTGCAGGCGGCCCAGTCCGGAGGGAGGACCAACCGGGCGGCAGATTTCACCACTACGGCAGGGCCTGTGGAGCCAAAG GAATATATATTCCGTTTGGAGCCGGGCAAGGTGGATTCGGGTAAAGGCAAATGTCCTTACGACCCTAAACTCAACAGCGTCTCAGCTTTGATCA ATGGGGAGCTCTACGCGGGGGTCTACATTGACTTCATGGGGACAGACGCGTCCATTTTCCGTACTCTGGGGAAGCAGACAGCCATGAGGACGGACCAATACAACTCCAAATGGTTAAATG ATCCCACATTCATCAAGGCACACCTCATTCCAGACAGTGCTGAGAAGAACGATGACAAGCTCTACTTCTTCTTCCGGGAGAAGGCTTCAGAGATGGGCCAGAGCCCCATGGCCCAGTCCAGGATAGGCAGGATCTGTCTG aATGATGATGGTGGACACTGCTGTCTGGTCAACAAGTGGAGCACTTTCCTGAAGGCCAGACTCATTTGCTCGGTTCCTGGAGTGGACGGCATAGAGACCCACTTTGATGAGCTCC GGGACGTGTTCATCCAGCCAACTCAGGACACCAAGAATCCTGTCATCTATGGCGTGTTCTCAGTTTCAGG GTCAGTGTTTAAGGGCTCAGCAGTGTGTGTCTACTCCATGGCTGACATCCGTCAGGTCTTCAATGGACCCTATGCTCACAAGGAGGGGCCCAACTACCAGTGGGTGGCCTACACTGGGAAGATCCCTTACCCTCGGCCTGGGACG TGTCCCGGAGGTACGTTCACCCCCAACATGAAGTCCACTAAGGATTACCCAGACGAGGTGATTAACTTCATGCGGAACCACCCCACCATGTACCACGCTGTATACCCAATACACAAGCGCCCCCTGGTGGTCCGGAACAACGTGGACTATGAGTTCACCACCATCACCGTGGACCAGGTGGCCGCTGCCGATGGGAGCTACGAGGTCCTATTCCTGGGGACAG ACAGGGGGACAGTTCAGAAGGTGATTGTCCTGCCCAGAGATGACCTGCAGACTGAAGAGCTGGTCCTGGAGGAGGTGGAAGTGTTCAGG GTGCCAACTCCCATAACCACCATGAAGATTTCATCCAAAAGG CAACAGCTGTACGTGGGTTCAGTGTTGGGTGTGACCCACCTGGCCCTCCATCGCTGTGACGTGTACGGGGAGGCGTGTGCTGACTGCTGCCTGGCCCGGGACCCTTACTGCGCCTGGGATGGCAAGTCCTGTACCCGCTACTCCGCCTCGCAGAAGAG ATCTGACCCCTCTAGGCGCAGCCGTCGACAGGATGTAAAGTATGGCAACCCAATCCGCCAGTGCAGAGGCTATAACTCTAACG CCAATAAGAACACGCTGGAGATGGTGCAGTATGGGGTGGAGGGCAGCACTACGTTCCTGGAGTGTCAGGCCCGGTCCCCTCATGtgtctctcaaatggcacctgcAGAGGGAGAACAGCGACAGGAAGAAAGAG ATCCGCTCTGAGGGCCGGACTGTGAAAACAGAGCAAGGTCTGCTGCTGCGTTCCCTCCAATCGTCCGACAGCGGCGTCTACCAGTGCACGTCCACAGAGAAGAACTTCAAACACACGCTGGTCAAGCTGCAGCTGGTGGTCCTGTCCAGTCGCACGGTCAACAGTGTCCTGGTGGAGACGGGCAACCCGGCCCTGCCACCCCTCCAGTCCAGCGCCTGGACCCCCAGCGCGGGTCAGTACAAGGACCTGCTGACCATCCTGAGCCAGCCGGAGATGGGTCTGATCAACCAGTACTGTCAGGACTACTGGCAGCTGGGAGAGGGCAGTCCGGGGGACCCCATACTGGCCATCAGCAAGGCCCGGGGACTCAAGGAGCTGAAAGAGCAGAAGAAGCCCCGCAACCGCCGGCATCACAACGATGAGGATAAGCACGAGGACGACAAAGATGAGCACACCAACCTAGCCGAGACATGA
- the LOC110527789 gene encoding semaphorin-3F isoform X2: protein MLWDKMWWLSTMLALSAQALPTLPIEPLSAPRVFLSFKELRSTGTAHHFSFLLNSTDYRILRMDEDHDRMYVGSKDYILSLDLHDINKEPLIIHWPVAPQRKTECVLSGKDTNGECGNFIRLIEPWNRTHLYVCGTGAYNPVCTYVDRGRRSQAHYLQAAQSGGRTNRAADFTTTAGPVEPKEYIFRLEPGKVDSGKGKCPYDPKLNSVSALINGELYAGVYIDFMGTDASIFRTLGKQTAMRTDQYNSKWLNDPTFIKAHLIPDSAEKNDDKLYFFFREKASEMGQSPMAQSRIGRICLNDDGGHCCLVNKWSTFLKARLICSVPGVDGIETHFDELRDVFIQPTQDTKNPVIYGVFSVSGSVFKGSAVCVYSMADIRQVFNGPYAHKEGPNYQWVAYTGKIPYPRPGTCPGGTFTPNMKSTKDYPDEVINFMRNHPTMYHAVYPIHKRPLVVRNNVDYEFTTITVDQVAAADGSYEVLFLGTDRGTVQKVIVLPRDDLQTEELVLEEVEVFRVPTPITTMKISSKRQQLYVGSVLGVTHLALHRCDVYGEACADCCLARDPYCAWDGKSCTRYSASQKRRSRRQDVKYGNPIRQCRGYNSNANKNTLEMVQYGVEGSTTFLECQARSPHVSLKWHLQRENSDRKKEIRSEGRTVKTEQGLLLRSLQSSDSGVYQCTSTEKNFKHTLVKLQLVVLSSRTVNSVLVETGNPALPPLQSSAWTPSAGQYKDLLTILSQPEMGLINQYCQDYWQLGEGSPGDPILAISKARGLKELKEQKKPRNRRHHNDEDKHEDDKDEHTNLAET, encoded by the exons agctgCGATCTACTGGCACTGCCCACCACTTCTCCTTCCTGCTCAACTCAACAGACTACCGTATCCTGCGTATGGACGAGGACCACGACCGCATGTATGTGGGCAGCAAGGACTACATCCTGTCCCTGGACCTGCATGACATCAACAAGGAGCCGCTCATA aTTCACTGGCCTGTGGCTCctcagaggaagacagagtgtgTTTTGTCGGGGAAGGATACCAAC GGGGAATGTGGGAACTTCATCCGTCTGATCGAGCCGTGGAACCGGACCCACCTATACGTGTGTGGAACAGGGGCCTACAACCCCGTCTGCACCTATGTGGACCGCGGACGCAGGTCCCAG GCCCACTACCTGCAGGCGGCCCAGTCCGGAGGGAGGACCAACCGGGCGGCAGATTTCACCACTACGGCAGGGCCTGTGGAGCCAAAG GAATATATATTCCGTTTGGAGCCGGGCAAGGTGGATTCGGGTAAAGGCAAATGTCCTTACGACCCTAAACTCAACAGCGTCTCAGCTTTGATCA ATGGGGAGCTCTACGCGGGGGTCTACATTGACTTCATGGGGACAGACGCGTCCATTTTCCGTACTCTGGGGAAGCAGACAGCCATGAGGACGGACCAATACAACTCCAAATGGTTAAATG ATCCCACATTCATCAAGGCACACCTCATTCCAGACAGTGCTGAGAAGAACGATGACAAGCTCTACTTCTTCTTCCGGGAGAAGGCTTCAGAGATGGGCCAGAGCCCCATGGCCCAGTCCAGGATAGGCAGGATCTGTCTG aATGATGATGGTGGACACTGCTGTCTGGTCAACAAGTGGAGCACTTTCCTGAAGGCCAGACTCATTTGCTCGGTTCCTGGAGTGGACGGCATAGAGACCCACTTTGATGAGCTCC GGGACGTGTTCATCCAGCCAACTCAGGACACCAAGAATCCTGTCATCTATGGCGTGTTCTCAGTTTCAGG GTCAGTGTTTAAGGGCTCAGCAGTGTGTGTCTACTCCATGGCTGACATCCGTCAGGTCTTCAATGGACCCTATGCTCACAAGGAGGGGCCCAACTACCAGTGGGTGGCCTACACTGGGAAGATCCCTTACCCTCGGCCTGGGACG TGTCCCGGAGGTACGTTCACCCCCAACATGAAGTCCACTAAGGATTACCCAGACGAGGTGATTAACTTCATGCGGAACCACCCCACCATGTACCACGCTGTATACCCAATACACAAGCGCCCCCTGGTGGTCCGGAACAACGTGGACTATGAGTTCACCACCATCACCGTGGACCAGGTGGCCGCTGCCGATGGGAGCTACGAGGTCCTATTCCTGGGGACAG ACAGGGGGACAGTTCAGAAGGTGATTGTCCTGCCCAGAGATGACCTGCAGACTGAAGAGCTGGTCCTGGAGGAGGTGGAAGTGTTCAGG GTGCCAACTCCCATAACCACCATGAAGATTTCATCCAAAAGG CAACAGCTGTACGTGGGTTCAGTGTTGGGTGTGACCCACCTGGCCCTCCATCGCTGTGACGTGTACGGGGAGGCGTGTGCTGACTGCTGCCTGGCCCGGGACCCTTACTGCGCCTGGGATGGCAAGTCCTGTACCCGCTACTCCGCCTCGCAGAAGAG GCGCAGCCGTCGACAGGATGTAAAGTATGGCAACCCAATCCGCCAGTGCAGAGGCTATAACTCTAACG CCAATAAGAACACGCTGGAGATGGTGCAGTATGGGGTGGAGGGCAGCACTACGTTCCTGGAGTGTCAGGCCCGGTCCCCTCATGtgtctctcaaatggcacctgcAGAGGGAGAACAGCGACAGGAAGAAAGAG ATCCGCTCTGAGGGCCGGACTGTGAAAACAGAGCAAGGTCTGCTGCTGCGTTCCCTCCAATCGTCCGACAGCGGCGTCTACCAGTGCACGTCCACAGAGAAGAACTTCAAACACACGCTGGTCAAGCTGCAGCTGGTGGTCCTGTCCAGTCGCACGGTCAACAGTGTCCTGGTGGAGACGGGCAACCCGGCCCTGCCACCCCTCCAGTCCAGCGCCTGGACCCCCAGCGCGGGTCAGTACAAGGACCTGCTGACCATCCTGAGCCAGCCGGAGATGGGTCTGATCAACCAGTACTGTCAGGACTACTGGCAGCTGGGAGAGGGCAGTCCGGGGGACCCCATACTGGCCATCAGCAAGGCCCGGGGACTCAAGGAGCTGAAAGAGCAGAAGAAGCCCCGCAACCGCCGGCATCACAACGATGAGGATAAGCACGAGGACGACAAAGATGAGCACACCAACCTAGCCGAGACATGA
- the LOC110527789 gene encoding semaphorin-3F isoform X4 — MLWDKMWWLSTMLALSAQALPTLPIEPLSAPRVFLSFKELRSTGTAHHFSFLLNSTDYRILRMDEDHDRMYVGSKDYILSLDLHDINKEPLIIHWPVAPQRKTECVLSGKDTNGECGNFIRLIEPWNRTHLYVCGTGAYNPVCTYVDRGRRSQEYIFRLEPGKVDSGKGKCPYDPKLNSVSALINGELYAGVYIDFMGTDASIFRTLGKQTAMRTDQYNSKWLNDPTFIKAHLIPDSAEKNDDKLYFFFREKASEMGQSPMAQSRIGRICLNDDGGHCCLVNKWSTFLKARLICSVPGVDGIETHFDELRDVFIQPTQDTKNPVIYGVFSVSGSVFKGSAVCVYSMADIRQVFNGPYAHKEGPNYQWVAYTGKIPYPRPGTCPGGTFTPNMKSTKDYPDEVINFMRNHPTMYHAVYPIHKRPLVVRNNVDYEFTTITVDQVAAADGSYEVLFLGTDRGTVQKVIVLPRDDLQTEELVLEEVEVFRVPTPITTMKISSKRQQLYVGSVLGVTHLALHRCDVYGEACADCCLARDPYCAWDGKSCTRYSASQKRRSRRQDVKYGNPIRQCRGYNSNANKNTLEMVQYGVEGSTTFLECQARSPHVSLKWHLQRENSDRKKEIRSEGRTVKTEQGLLLRSLQSSDSGVYQCTSTEKNFKHTLVKLQLVVLSSRTVNSVLVETGNPALPPLQSSAWTPSAGQYKDLLTILSQPEMGLINQYCQDYWQLGEGSPGDPILAISKARGLKELKEQKKPRNRRHHNDEDKHEDDKDEHTNLAET; from the exons agctgCGATCTACTGGCACTGCCCACCACTTCTCCTTCCTGCTCAACTCAACAGACTACCGTATCCTGCGTATGGACGAGGACCACGACCGCATGTATGTGGGCAGCAAGGACTACATCCTGTCCCTGGACCTGCATGACATCAACAAGGAGCCGCTCATA aTTCACTGGCCTGTGGCTCctcagaggaagacagagtgtgTTTTGTCGGGGAAGGATACCAAC GGGGAATGTGGGAACTTCATCCGTCTGATCGAGCCGTGGAACCGGACCCACCTATACGTGTGTGGAACAGGGGCCTACAACCCCGTCTGCACCTATGTGGACCGCGGACGCAGGTCCCAG GAATATATATTCCGTTTGGAGCCGGGCAAGGTGGATTCGGGTAAAGGCAAATGTCCTTACGACCCTAAACTCAACAGCGTCTCAGCTTTGATCA ATGGGGAGCTCTACGCGGGGGTCTACATTGACTTCATGGGGACAGACGCGTCCATTTTCCGTACTCTGGGGAAGCAGACAGCCATGAGGACGGACCAATACAACTCCAAATGGTTAAATG ATCCCACATTCATCAAGGCACACCTCATTCCAGACAGTGCTGAGAAGAACGATGACAAGCTCTACTTCTTCTTCCGGGAGAAGGCTTCAGAGATGGGCCAGAGCCCCATGGCCCAGTCCAGGATAGGCAGGATCTGTCTG aATGATGATGGTGGACACTGCTGTCTGGTCAACAAGTGGAGCACTTTCCTGAAGGCCAGACTCATTTGCTCGGTTCCTGGAGTGGACGGCATAGAGACCCACTTTGATGAGCTCC GGGACGTGTTCATCCAGCCAACTCAGGACACCAAGAATCCTGTCATCTATGGCGTGTTCTCAGTTTCAGG GTCAGTGTTTAAGGGCTCAGCAGTGTGTGTCTACTCCATGGCTGACATCCGTCAGGTCTTCAATGGACCCTATGCTCACAAGGAGGGGCCCAACTACCAGTGGGTGGCCTACACTGGGAAGATCCCTTACCCTCGGCCTGGGACG TGTCCCGGAGGTACGTTCACCCCCAACATGAAGTCCACTAAGGATTACCCAGACGAGGTGATTAACTTCATGCGGAACCACCCCACCATGTACCACGCTGTATACCCAATACACAAGCGCCCCCTGGTGGTCCGGAACAACGTGGACTATGAGTTCACCACCATCACCGTGGACCAGGTGGCCGCTGCCGATGGGAGCTACGAGGTCCTATTCCTGGGGACAG ACAGGGGGACAGTTCAGAAGGTGATTGTCCTGCCCAGAGATGACCTGCAGACTGAAGAGCTGGTCCTGGAGGAGGTGGAAGTGTTCAGG GTGCCAACTCCCATAACCACCATGAAGATTTCATCCAAAAGG CAACAGCTGTACGTGGGTTCAGTGTTGGGTGTGACCCACCTGGCCCTCCATCGCTGTGACGTGTACGGGGAGGCGTGTGCTGACTGCTGCCTGGCCCGGGACCCTTACTGCGCCTGGGATGGCAAGTCCTGTACCCGCTACTCCGCCTCGCAGAAGAG GCGCAGCCGTCGACAGGATGTAAAGTATGGCAACCCAATCCGCCAGTGCAGAGGCTATAACTCTAACG CCAATAAGAACACGCTGGAGATGGTGCAGTATGGGGTGGAGGGCAGCACTACGTTCCTGGAGTGTCAGGCCCGGTCCCCTCATGtgtctctcaaatggcacctgcAGAGGGAGAACAGCGACAGGAAGAAAGAG ATCCGCTCTGAGGGCCGGACTGTGAAAACAGAGCAAGGTCTGCTGCTGCGTTCCCTCCAATCGTCCGACAGCGGCGTCTACCAGTGCACGTCCACAGAGAAGAACTTCAAACACACGCTGGTCAAGCTGCAGCTGGTGGTCCTGTCCAGTCGCACGGTCAACAGTGTCCTGGTGGAGACGGGCAACCCGGCCCTGCCACCCCTCCAGTCCAGCGCCTGGACCCCCAGCGCGGGTCAGTACAAGGACCTGCTGACCATCCTGAGCCAGCCGGAGATGGGTCTGATCAACCAGTACTGTCAGGACTACTGGCAGCTGGGAGAGGGCAGTCCGGGGGACCCCATACTGGCCATCAGCAAGGCCCGGGGACTCAAGGAGCTGAAAGAGCAGAAGAAGCCCCGCAACCGCCGGCATCACAACGATGAGGATAAGCACGAGGACGACAAAGATGAGCACACCAACCTAGCCGAGACATGA